The window GGCCTTTCGTCCACGCCTGTTTTTCCCTGCATTCGTCGAGGTTAAGGGCGAAGGGGTACTGAAAGGGCGTGTATGTTGTCTCCCTGTGGAGAAGCTGGGAGGAGTCGGCGTTTTTCCAGGGGCTGTCTACCTGCTTCGGTGACTGGGAGAAGATCGTGTCGTGCCGGTATGGTTCGAGTGCGACGGCGAGATTCATGCGCAGCACGGAATCCCGTTTGAAGGAAAAAGAGGCCCTATTGCGTCCTTTCGCTTCCAGTTCTTTTTCTATCTTTTCCCTGTCGGTTTTTCCGGCCGCGATGAGCCACCCCATGAAGAAATCATCCGCATATGCGTCCGCGTCGGGATAGTCGTCGAACTTGACGGCAAGCTGTTCTTCGTCATGCAGCCTGCTCCGGTTGCAGGGAAGGCCTGTCGCCCTCATACCTTCCCGTATGGCGTTGCGCATGGCTTCCGGCGAGATGACCGCGTACTGCATGCGCCCTTTGGTGATTTTCTGGAGAACGGCCCGGTTTTCGGCGGATTCACCGCGGTAGTTGGCACTGGGAGCCGCGTATGTCAGGACTGTGGCGTACAGGTTCATGTCATTCCCTCCTTGTGAGGTTATTTCGTTTCTGTTTTTTCCTGCTCGTCTTTTGTGTAGACATAAGAGCAGGCTGAAAGGGCAAGCATGGCGAAGAGCTTGATTTTTTCCCGTTCGTCCGGATCGACCAGGCTTTGGGCTATGAGGAGATAGTCATCC of the Aminivibrio pyruvatiphilus genome contains:
- a CDS encoding type I-B CRISPR-associated protein Cas7/Cst2/DevR, whose translation is MNLYATVLTYAAPSANYRGESAENRAVLQKITKGRMQYAVISPEAMRNAIREGMRATGLPCNRSRLHDEEQLAVKFDDYPDADAYADDFFMGWLIAAGKTDREKIEKELEAKGRNRASFSFKRDSVLRMNLAVALEPYRHDTIFSQSPKQVDSPWKNADSSQLLHRETTYTPFQYPFALNLDECREKQAWTKGLLSILGQLGNVAGNHARSLYDMSPASLVLRLTPRLAPGYDSYGFRIAEDGTHTFPEIVDALLNGDLPGAEFFIGGKIVRDLDDTTRKALENKGVFLERSAEKILELAGARAFE